Proteins from one Erpetoichthys calabaricus chromosome 11, fErpCal1.3, whole genome shotgun sequence genomic window:
- the dhrs7b gene encoding dehydrogenase/reductase SDR family member 7B isoform X2, which translates to MLVHQFRSAVSKKMDYSVGGLLPVLLGSIGVLALYQLLQRVRQRTYIQDAVVVITGASSGLGRECAKVFHAAGARLVLCGRDRERLLELARELKGMADGRKKVHAPSIVTFDLSDMEMVASGAEEILKCYGHVDILLNNAGISYRGAILETSVQVDQEVMNVNYFGPVALTKALLPAMVQRKSGHIVVVSSVQGRIAIPFRSAYAASKHATQAFFDCLRAEVAQFGLEVSVISPGYIRTNLSLNAVTGDGSKYGVVDKNTAEGRDPTEVAKAVLTAVGRRKKDLLLAGLLPVLAVYLRTLAPNVFFMMMASRARKGQKHKEN; encoded by the exons ATGCTCGTTCACCAGTTCAG GTCGGCGGTCTCTAAGAAGATGGACTACAGTGTTGGCGGCCTCCTGCCAGTGCTCCTGGGAAGCATCGGGGTCCTGGCGCTCTACCAGCTGCTGCAGAGGGTCCGCCAGAGGACGTACATCCAGGACGCCGTGGTGGTGATCACCGGAGCGAGTTCAGGACTGGGCCGAG AATGTGCCAAGGTGTTCCATGCAGCCGGTGCCCGGCTGGTGCTGTGTGGCAGAGACCGAGAGCGACTGCTGGAGTTGGCACGAGAGCTCAAGGGGATGGCGGACGGCagaaagaag GTGCACGCGCCCAGCATTGTCACTTTTGACCTTTCGGACATGGAGATGGTGGCCAGCGGGGCAGAGGAGATCTTAAAGTGCTACGGCCACGTGGACATACTGCTCAACAACGCTGGCATCAGCTACCGGGGGGCCATCCTCGAGACGTCCGTCCAGGTGGACCAGGAGGTCATGAACGTCAACTACTTTGGGCCTGTGGCTCTGACCAAAG CGCTTTTGCCAGCTATGGTACAGAGGAAGAGCGGGCACATTGTTGTGGTCAGCAGTGTCCAAGGAAGAATAGCCATCCCCTTCAGGTCGGCCT ATGCTGCTTCCAAACACGCGACCCAGGCGTTCTTCGACTGCCTCCGTGCGGAGGTGGCACAGTTTGGGCTCGAGGTGTCGGTCATCAGCCCCGGGTACATCCGGACAAACCTGTCACTCAACGCTGTCACCGGAGACGGCTCCAAGTATGGAG tcGTAGATAAAAACACAGCAGAAGGCCGCGATCCCACTGAGGTGGCAAAGGCCGTCCTGACTGCCGTGGGCAGAAGGAAGAAGGACCTCCTGCTGGCCGGCCTGCTGCCCGTCCTGGCCGTCTACCTGCGCACGCTGGCACCAAACGTCTTCTTCATGATGATGGCGTCGCGAGCAAGAAAGGGCCAGAAGCACAAAGAGAACTGA
- the dhrs7b gene encoding dehydrogenase/reductase SDR family member 7B isoform X3, whose product MSASEEAFSRLPTAVPSTHRSAVSKKMDYSVGGLLPVLLGSIGVLALYQLLQRVRQRTYIQDAVVVITGASSGLGRECAKVFHAAGARLVLCGRDRERLLELARELKGMADGRKKVHAPSIVTFDLSDMEMVASGAEEILKCYGHVDILLNNAGISYRGAILETSVQVDQEVMNVNYFGPVALTKALLPAMVQRKSGHIVVVSSVQGRIAIPFRSAYAASKHATQAFFDCLRAEVAQFGLEVSVISPGYIRTNLSLNAVTGDGSKYGVVDKNTAEGCHPAEVAKAILTAVGRRTQVAAPSTSTAVPPPGH is encoded by the exons GTCGGCGGTCTCTAAGAAGATGGACTACAGTGTTGGCGGCCTCCTGCCAGTGCTCCTGGGAAGCATCGGGGTCCTGGCGCTCTACCAGCTGCTGCAGAGGGTCCGCCAGAGGACGTACATCCAGGACGCCGTGGTGGTGATCACCGGAGCGAGTTCAGGACTGGGCCGAG AATGTGCCAAGGTGTTCCATGCAGCCGGTGCCCGGCTGGTGCTGTGTGGCAGAGACCGAGAGCGACTGCTGGAGTTGGCACGAGAGCTCAAGGGGATGGCGGACGGCagaaagaag GTGCACGCGCCCAGCATTGTCACTTTTGACCTTTCGGACATGGAGATGGTGGCCAGCGGGGCAGAGGAGATCTTAAAGTGCTACGGCCACGTGGACATACTGCTCAACAACGCTGGCATCAGCTACCGGGGGGCCATCCTCGAGACGTCCGTCCAGGTGGACCAGGAGGTCATGAACGTCAACTACTTTGGGCCTGTGGCTCTGACCAAAG CGCTTTTGCCAGCTATGGTACAGAGGAAGAGCGGGCACATTGTTGTGGTCAGCAGTGTCCAAGGAAGAATAGCCATCCCCTTCAGGTCGGCCT ATGCTGCTTCCAAACACGCGACCCAGGCGTTCTTCGACTGCCTCCGTGCGGAGGTGGCACAGTTTGGGCTCGAGGTGTCGGTCATCAGCCCCGGGTACATCCGGACAAACCTGTCACTCAACGCTGTCACCGGAGACGGCTCCAAGTATGGAG TCGTAGATAAAAACACAGCAGAAGGCTGCCATCCCGCCGAGGTGGCAAAGGCCATCCTCACTGCAGTGGGCAGAAGGACACAAGTGGCAGCCCCCTCCACCAGCACAGCAGTGCCCCCTCCAGGTCATTAA
- the dhrs7b gene encoding dehydrogenase/reductase SDR family member 7B isoform X4, with the protein MSASEEAFSRLPTAVPSTHRSAVSKKMDYSVGGLLPVLLGSIGVLALYQLLQRVRQRTYIQDAVVVITGASSGLGRECAKVFHAAGARLVLCGRDRERLLELARELKGMADGRKKVHAPSIVTFDLSDMEMVASGAEEILKCYGHVDILLNNAGISYRGAILETSVQVDQEVMNVNYFGPVALTKALLPAMVQRKSGHIVVVSSVQGRIAIPFRSAYAASKHATQAFFDCLRAEVAQFGLEVSVISPGYIRTNLSLNAVTGDGSKYGVVDKNTAEGRDPTEVAKAILTAVGRRTQVAAPSTSTAVPPPGH; encoded by the exons GTCGGCGGTCTCTAAGAAGATGGACTACAGTGTTGGCGGCCTCCTGCCAGTGCTCCTGGGAAGCATCGGGGTCCTGGCGCTCTACCAGCTGCTGCAGAGGGTCCGCCAGAGGACGTACATCCAGGACGCCGTGGTGGTGATCACCGGAGCGAGTTCAGGACTGGGCCGAG AATGTGCCAAGGTGTTCCATGCAGCCGGTGCCCGGCTGGTGCTGTGTGGCAGAGACCGAGAGCGACTGCTGGAGTTGGCACGAGAGCTCAAGGGGATGGCGGACGGCagaaagaag GTGCACGCGCCCAGCATTGTCACTTTTGACCTTTCGGACATGGAGATGGTGGCCAGCGGGGCAGAGGAGATCTTAAAGTGCTACGGCCACGTGGACATACTGCTCAACAACGCTGGCATCAGCTACCGGGGGGCCATCCTCGAGACGTCCGTCCAGGTGGACCAGGAGGTCATGAACGTCAACTACTTTGGGCCTGTGGCTCTGACCAAAG CGCTTTTGCCAGCTATGGTACAGAGGAAGAGCGGGCACATTGTTGTGGTCAGCAGTGTCCAAGGAAGAATAGCCATCCCCTTCAGGTCGGCCT ATGCTGCTTCCAAACACGCGACCCAGGCGTTCTTCGACTGCCTCCGTGCGGAGGTGGCACAGTTTGGGCTCGAGGTGTCGGTCATCAGCCCCGGGTACATCCGGACAAACCTGTCACTCAACGCTGTCACCGGAGACGGCTCCAAGTATGGAG tcGTAGATAAAAACACAGCAGAAGGCCGCGATCCCACTGAG GTGGCAAAGGCCATCCTCACTGCAGTGGGCAGAAGGACACAAGTGGCAGCCCCCTCCACCAGCACAGCAGTGCCCCCTCCAGGTCATTAA
- the dhrs7b gene encoding dehydrogenase/reductase SDR family member 7B isoform X1 — protein sequence MSASEEAFSRLPTAVPSTHRSAVSKKMDYSVGGLLPVLLGSIGVLALYQLLQRVRQRTYIQDAVVVITGASSGLGRECAKVFHAAGARLVLCGRDRERLLELARELKGMADGRKKVHAPSIVTFDLSDMEMVASGAEEILKCYGHVDILLNNAGISYRGAILETSVQVDQEVMNVNYFGPVALTKALLPAMVQRKSGHIVVVSSVQGRIAIPFRSAYAASKHATQAFFDCLRAEVAQFGLEVSVISPGYIRTNLSLNAVTGDGSKYGVVDKNTAEGRDPTEVAKAVLTAVGRRKKDLLLAGLLPVLAVYLRTLAPNVFFMMMASRARKGQKHKEN from the exons GTCGGCGGTCTCTAAGAAGATGGACTACAGTGTTGGCGGCCTCCTGCCAGTGCTCCTGGGAAGCATCGGGGTCCTGGCGCTCTACCAGCTGCTGCAGAGGGTCCGCCAGAGGACGTACATCCAGGACGCCGTGGTGGTGATCACCGGAGCGAGTTCAGGACTGGGCCGAG AATGTGCCAAGGTGTTCCATGCAGCCGGTGCCCGGCTGGTGCTGTGTGGCAGAGACCGAGAGCGACTGCTGGAGTTGGCACGAGAGCTCAAGGGGATGGCGGACGGCagaaagaag GTGCACGCGCCCAGCATTGTCACTTTTGACCTTTCGGACATGGAGATGGTGGCCAGCGGGGCAGAGGAGATCTTAAAGTGCTACGGCCACGTGGACATACTGCTCAACAACGCTGGCATCAGCTACCGGGGGGCCATCCTCGAGACGTCCGTCCAGGTGGACCAGGAGGTCATGAACGTCAACTACTTTGGGCCTGTGGCTCTGACCAAAG CGCTTTTGCCAGCTATGGTACAGAGGAAGAGCGGGCACATTGTTGTGGTCAGCAGTGTCCAAGGAAGAATAGCCATCCCCTTCAGGTCGGCCT ATGCTGCTTCCAAACACGCGACCCAGGCGTTCTTCGACTGCCTCCGTGCGGAGGTGGCACAGTTTGGGCTCGAGGTGTCGGTCATCAGCCCCGGGTACATCCGGACAAACCTGTCACTCAACGCTGTCACCGGAGACGGCTCCAAGTATGGAG tcGTAGATAAAAACACAGCAGAAGGCCGCGATCCCACTGAGGTGGCAAAGGCCGTCCTGACTGCCGTGGGCAGAAGGAAGAAGGACCTCCTGCTGGCCGGCCTGCTGCCCGTCCTGGCCGTCTACCTGCGCACGCTGGCACCAAACGTCTTCTTCATGATGATGGCGTCGCGAGCAAGAAAGGGCCAGAAGCACAAAGAGAACTGA
- the tmem11 gene encoding transmembrane protein 11, mitochondrial: MAAWGRRRGVPASRERGALSSTDCYIVHEIYNGENAQEQFEYELEQALEAQYKYIVIEPTRIGDETARWITVGNCLHKTAVLSGTACLLSPLSLSLEYSRYVALPAGALSVACAALYGISWQFDPCCKYQVEYDTQKLSRLPLHTLTSSTPVVLVRKDDIHRKRLHNTIALAALAYCIKKIYELYVV, encoded by the coding sequence GGGGGCGCTGTCTTCCACCGACTGCTACATCGTCCACGAGATCTACAACGGCGAGAACGCCCAGGAGCAGTTCGAGTACGAGCTGGAGCAGGCCCTGGAGGCGCAGTACAAGTACATCGTGATCGAGCCCACCCGCATCGGCGACGAGACGGCCCGGTGGATCACCGTGGGGAACTGTCTGCACAAAACGGCGGTCCTGTCCGGGACGGCCTGCCTGCTGTCGCCGCTCTCGCTGTCCCTCGAGTACTCGCGCTATGTCGCCCTGCCCGCCGGGGCCCTGAGCGTGGCCTGCGCGGCCCTCTATGGCATCTCGTGGCAGTTCGACCCCTGCTGCAAGTACCAGGTGGAGTACGACACCCAGAAACTGTCGCGGCTGCCGCTGCACACGCTCACCTCGTCCACGCCCGTGGTGTTGGTGAGGAAGGACGACATTCACAGAAAGAGACTGCATAACACAATCGCGCTCGCCGCCCTGGCGTATTGCATCAAGAAGATTTACGAGCTCTACGTGGTATGA